Part of the Desulfobotulus mexicanus genome is shown below.
TCCGGTTTCCACATCAGCGCCCGTAGCCCGGAGCTTATCAATGACGGCCCTCAAATGATCCGGATTACAGCCACAGGCCTTCACATCTCCTCCGGTCAAAGCTCCCGCCACAAGAAAGGTGCCCGCCTCTATGCGATCGGGGATAATTTCAACATCTACGGGTTTCAGGGATGATACTCCCTGAATGACGATTTTCGATGTCCCGGCCCCTTCCACAGAAGCTCCCATGGCATTGAGCACATCGGCCAGGGCAACAATTTCCGGCTCCCTTGCCGCATTTCTGAGAATTGTTTCCCCATCGGCAAGGGCTGCGGCCATCATGAGATTTTCCGTACCCCCCACCGTAGGCACGTCAAAACAGATATCCGCCCCCTTCAGGCGTGAGGCTTCGGCTTCCACATACCCATGCTCCAGACGGATACGGGCTCCCATGGCCTCAAGCCCTTTCAGGTGCAGATCAACGGGCCGTGCGCCAATGGCACAGCCTCCGGGAAGAGAAACCCTGGCCTTACCCAGTCTGGCCACAAGGGGACCCAGTACCAGAATGGAAGCCCGCATCTTCCTTACCAGCTCATAGGCAGCCTCGGTACGGTTCAGACCCGCAGCATCCACCCGAACCCTGTCATCTTCCCTTGTAACCCTGCAACCCAAATCTTCCAGTAGAAGAAGGATGGAATCAATGTCTTTAAGCCTGGGAACACGGGAAAAGCCGCAGCTTCCTTCCACCAGAAGGGCCGAAGCCAGAATGGGAAGGGCTGCATTCTTCGCACCGCTGATGGGAACATCCCCTTTAAGGCGCACACCACCCTTGATTTCTATGGTATCCATGAAGTCCCTTATCAGAAACCGCCGTAACTGTGCAGTCCGGGAAGAAAGTTAACACCAAAATAGGTAAACATCACCGCAGCAAAACCCAAGATAGACAGCCAGGCAATTTTCTTACCCGTCCAGGAACGCATAAGCCGCGCATGGAGCAGCACAGCATAAATAATCCATGTGATCAGAGACCAGGTTTCCTTGGGATCCCATGACCAGTAACTGCCCCAGGCGGAGTTGGCCCAGACCGAGCCGGTAATGATACCCAGAGAAAGAAAAAGAAAACCAAACACCACCATGCGATAGGTCAGATCATCCAGTATCTCCGGAGCCGGAAGACGACTTCGCCAGCCCTTGTTGCTGTCCTCACCCGGATGAATAAGAAACATTATACTGGTGGCAAAGGCCAGTGCAAAGCCCGCATAACCAAGAAAACAGGTAACAACATGGATTGTCAACCAGTTGCTCTTCAGGGCAGGTACCAGGGGACGGATCTGATCACTGATATTGGGAGACAGGGAGGCATAGGCGATGGCAAGAAAAATAAGAGGCCCAAAAAAAGCCCCCACTTCCCTCCGGCCCGTCTTCCACTCCACAAAGAGATAAAGGGCAGCCATGGTAAGGGAAAAGAAGACAAGGGATTCATAGAGGTTGGATAAGGGAATACGCCCGATACCCATCTGATAACTTTCAGCCCAACGCAGACAGAACCCTGCAACATTACCAAGCAAGCCCGCCCACAGCAGAGCAGTAGCCCCCTTACCCCAGGCGGGCTTATGGAAAATCCAGGCCGATATATACAAAAGGGCTGCTGCACCGTACACATAAGTGACAATGGAAAGAATAAGAGAACTGTTCATCGCTATTCCTTATTGTTATGAAATAAAATCCGCTTCCACAGAATTCTGACGGTTCAGATCTTTTTCAGGTTTTCCTCAATTTTTACAAGCCGCTGCTTCAGGGCATGCTGACCCCGGTTGGCAGTTCCTCCAACCGTGTACTGTACACCACCTTCTTCCCTGCTTTCCAGAAGCACAAAAATCCTTCTGTGGGAAAGATAAAAGACAACCCAGCATCCCAGAAGCATAAGGGTAAAGCCAAGATAAACCAGAACCACACCGGGATCTTTACTTACCTGAAGGCCTGTAAAGTAAAGAGGCTCATAATCATTTATTTCTATGGCAAAGCCCCGTTCTCCCATACGCATACGGTCAAAGCCCGGATGTCTCCGGGGCAGCACCAGGGTTTCCCTTTTGCCTTCGGCGGACTCATAGAATCCCAGAAAAGTCGGTCCCAGCCTGTGACCCCTTAACTGGAAATTATCCATAAAATTCATGAGAACAATATGCCCCTCCGTAAAGGGCACAGAAAAAGGCTCCCGAACCTCACCCGTCATGAGAATGGGTTCCCCATCTTCTGGGATCAGTTTAAGGGAAACGGAACGGGCAGCAGCAGTCCCGTAACTGGACTGATACATGCGAACCCCCTGATAGGTCAGGGGATGGTTCACACGGATATCTTCCGTAAGAATTTCCTTACCATCCCTGTCCAGAAGGGTAAGGGTGGAGCGATATTCTCTGGGCGTTCCGTCGGGATAGAAGCCCACGTAAAAAGAATCACAGCGGATGGAAAAACCGGTATCCTTGGTTCCTCCTCCGCCCCTGAGCCTTATTTCATGGGCTGTATCACCTTCGGGAATGTTCACAAAGCCGGAAAACCCGAAAAGGGAACCCACAAGACCACCCACAAGGAGAAGAAGCACACTCAGATGAACAGCATAAACCCCAAGCCTTGTCCAGCGTCCGAATTCACCATGCACCAGCCGTGCATCGCCATCCCTTTCCACACCGGTACGGATTCCCCAGCCCCCCAGTGCATCAAGGGCTTTTTTTTCTGCTTTGTCCAGATCTTCCTTCAGAACAAAAACAGCCGCATTATCAAGCTTCCTGACCCTTTCCAAACGGGGAGGACGGGGAGTTTTCCGCACCCATCGCCACACGGCGGGCAGACGCTCAAGGCTACAGACAATCAGATTGACTGCCAGCAGCAGAAGAAGCAGCTGGAACCACCATGAATTGTACATGTCATGCAGAAACAGAAATGAGGATATCTGTGCCCAAAGTCCTTCCCCGACCTCTGGTCGGGCACCGGGTCTCTGGGGAATGAGGGTTCCCACCACCGAGGTTGCAGCAAGCAGCAGCAGCACAATAATGGAGAGTTTTATGGATGCAAACATCATCCAGACCTGCCGTATAACACCTTCTTCTTCTACAGCCCTGTTCTTTTCCATCAGGCCCTTTCTTTCTAATACTCAAAAACAAAGATTTCGGGACTAAAAAACTCCGTTTGCCGAAAACAACTCCGGACATTCCAGATGAAAAGAGATGTCCGTCTGATATTTTAAAGATAAAGAATTGTGTCCTGTCAGGGAAAGGCGGCAAAAAAACTCAGGCACGGGATAAAAAATACTGGAAGCCGGGGCAGCTCAAGGGGTTCAGGATACGGCCCCAAAAACCACTGTCTACCTAACAGAAGCCTTCTTCTTGCGCAAGTCAGTGCTTAAAATCTCCTTATCCATTTTGATTGACAGACAGACTGCATGACCTTAGTTTCTGCGGAATACAAAGAATGACACGGCTAAAAATTTACATTATTTTACAAAACCTACCCCATCTGATCAGGAGACCTGTTTAATGATTGAAGTTACAGAACTGAGCAAAGGGTTCAGTGGGAAAAAAGCAGTGGATTCCATCTCCTTCAGCGTTGACAAGGGAGAAATACTTGGTTTTCTTGGACCCAACGGCGCAGGCAAGTCCACCACCATGCGCATGATCACAGGTTATCTGCCACCCGATTCAGGCACCGCTGTCATAGATGGTTTTGACATTCTCAGGCAACCCATAGAGGCCAGAGCCAGG
Proteins encoded:
- the murA gene encoding UDP-N-acetylglucosamine 1-carboxyvinyltransferase — translated: MDTIEIKGGVRLKGDVPISGAKNAALPILASALLVEGSCGFSRVPRLKDIDSILLLLEDLGCRVTREDDRVRVDAAGLNRTEAAYELVRKMRASILVLGPLVARLGKARVSLPGGCAIGARPVDLHLKGLEAMGARIRLEHGYVEAEASRLKGADICFDVPTVGGTENLMMAAALADGETILRNAAREPEIVALADVLNAMGASVEGAGTSKIVIQGVSSLKPVDVEIIPDRIEAGTFLVAGALTGGDVKACGCNPDHLRAVIDKLRATGADVETGSDWVRVRRNSPVKSVDITTQPYPGFPTDMQAQFMVLLSMAEGTSVISENIFENRFIHVSELQRMGAAISLHAGNTAKVRGVKELSGAPVMASDLRASASLILAGLVATNTTVVHRVYHLDRGYEAMEEKFSRLGARIRRIR
- the ccsB gene encoding c-type cytochrome biogenesis protein CcsB, which codes for MNSSLILSIVTYVYGAAALLYISAWIFHKPAWGKGATALLWAGLLGNVAGFCLRWAESYQMGIGRIPLSNLYESLVFFSLTMAALYLFVEWKTGRREVGAFFGPLIFLAIAYASLSPNISDQIRPLVPALKSNWLTIHVVTCFLGYAGFALAFATSIMFLIHPGEDSNKGWRSRLPAPEILDDLTYRMVVFGFLFLSLGIITGSVWANSAWGSYWSWDPKETWSLITWIIYAVLLHARLMRSWTGKKIAWLSILGFAAVMFTYFGVNFLPGLHSYGGF
- the resB gene encoding cytochrome c biogenesis protein ResB; amino-acid sequence: MEKNRAVEEEGVIRQVWMMFASIKLSIIVLLLLAATSVVGTLIPQRPGARPEVGEGLWAQISSFLFLHDMYNSWWFQLLLLLLAVNLIVCSLERLPAVWRWVRKTPRPPRLERVRKLDNAAVFVLKEDLDKAEKKALDALGGWGIRTGVERDGDARLVHGEFGRWTRLGVYAVHLSVLLLLVGGLVGSLFGFSGFVNIPEGDTAHEIRLRGGGGTKDTGFSIRCDSFYVGFYPDGTPREYRSTLTLLDRDGKEILTEDIRVNHPLTYQGVRMYQSSYGTAAARSVSLKLIPEDGEPILMTGEVREPFSVPFTEGHIVLMNFMDNFQLRGHRLGPTFLGFYESAEGKRETLVLPRRHPGFDRMRMGERGFAIEINDYEPLYFTGLQVSKDPGVVLVYLGFTLMLLGCWVVFYLSHRRIFVLLESREEGGVQYTVGGTANRGQHALKQRLVKIEENLKKI